Within the Paenibacillus sp. AN1007 genome, the region TGTTCATGTTTGTGGGGGCAGGTGCTGTTGGTATGGATGGCATGGGAGGAGTTTTGGGGTTCGCACTCTTGCCGAAACCGTTCCCGAATCCACCAGGCAAATTTGTGTCTATAGAGTTTGGATTGGGCATAGAAGGTATTTTTGAAAATAACTTTTTTGATACATCCTGTCCATTATCAAGTACCTTGGGATCGAACTCTCCGTTCATCCGCTTCATATGGAATACATCTTTATCACTCTGAGGCTCCATTAATTTAATAGTGTCCATCCATCCCTTGACGTTTTTGCCCACGATGTTGATATCAGATTCGGACAAGACTGCCAAATTCGTGCCAAAAGTATCGTTGATAAAGGAAGCCACTTTACCAATTGCCCCCATTGCTTTCCCAAGAAACCCCTCGATCCCTACTATAATATTGTAAAATGTCTGCAATGCGAACATTCCTAAATCATAGAGCAGTTTTTTCCCTGCATAGATCGGGGCATTAAACACATTTGCTATGAAATCTGCGAAGATAGCGAAGCCATTCCACATGTTCGCAATCACTACTCTTACCATCTCTCCAAGCAGCATAAATGTACCGATAATTACTCCTAAAATCTCGGTTCCTGATACGCCCATCATGTTCAAGATACCAATGACTGCTGCGATGGCAGCAATGGCAAGCAGAATCGGCCAATTCAGCAATAACCAAGCAGCAGCGAGACTATAAACTTGGGCAATGACCAAAGCCAGAACTACAATCGCTAACGCCATCAGGATCGGCTGAATAATATCCCAGTTCTGCTGAATTACAGCAGCGATATACAAGATACCATCGACCAGCATCTTCAGTGCGTTAGCAGCTACCATAAATGCATTGCTGATCCATTCAATTATGCCCGTAAATTCTCCATTGGCAAAAGCTTCATTCAATCGATCTAATAGAGGTGTCAGAGCCATGAGGGCTGCCTGTCCAATCTGACCAAGTACTCCATTGAATTGGTTTACAAGTGCATTCCACTTCTGGAGAGGTGAATCCAGCATGGTTTCGAAAGCTTGTTGGGTGTAGCCTTGCTTTTGCAAAATCACATCTAACTTCTGAATAAACCCGTCCAGATTGGATGCATCAATCGTCTGCTGCAGCCCTGCCCCGTTTAACACTCCTTCTGGAATATTAAAAGACTTAGCCAGATCACCATTATCTCCATTCATGGCGGCAACTAAGGCTCCTGCTGCGTCTGACATGTTTTTGCCATCTGGAGATAACATGCTCATCCGTTTAGCCATATCCCGCAGCTTGTCCATCTGATCTGTATTCTGTGCATATGGGATAAGGGACAGTGCACCTTGTAAACCATCCGTTACATTCTGTCCACTCTTGAATCCTTCTGCTCGATAACGATTAAATATCGTCTCTCCCTGAGCATCATCGCCTGCTGCAGCCATATACCGATGCTTCAGGTCCTCCTCCTGTGCTGCCGGGGACAGAACGGCTTGTCCTGCTGACTTGATCATGCCAATCCAGGCTCTGACTCGCTGAGCCCCTTCAGCAAAAGCCGCATTCACTTTAGCCTGCTCCTGAGATACCTCTCGAAGCAGATTACCTGCAGCAGCAATGCTGTTCAAACGCGCAGAGCTAAACGCAGTACTGATCGCCGCAGGCATCCGTTGAAATTGCTGAATCATTCGGTTGGACATGACATATAACCTTGCAAACATGGCATACATACTTTCATTTCCCTCCTTCCTTCATTATTTCTTCCGAGTGCGGCTTCTCGCCCGCTCTTTCTTCTCTTCCTCCACCCGGACCTGGATCATCGCATAGATCGCGGCCCTTTCTCGCATCGAGAAGGCCATTAGCTCATGCGGCAAAATCTTTAATTCATGGAGAGCGTAATACGCCAGATTGGCTTCGGAATCGCCCTCTTTGATTAGTTTTTTACGTCATCCACCAGTTCGTTCATGTCCTGGTTAAAGCCATTCAATTTCTGAACTTGTTCCCCAAGCGAAGCAAACTCACCAGGCAGCAGCATTTTTCGCAAAAGCGATTCCGCACCCATCACGCCATAGGAACGCTGCAGTTCGGTATTTTTCAAATCCGGGTACACCACGCTTGCCGTCATCAGACGAGCCATGTAATCATTGGCATCAATGTCAGGTGTGTAAACGCCGTTCTTGCCTTTGATTTTGCGGGTAGCCGCCTTGCGGCATTCTTGGTTCTCATCCTCGGTCATGCTGCGCAGCTTCCACGCAATCGGCGCACCTTTGTCGTCTTTGAAACGAGGCGAGACGATAAATTCCTCCGTTGTATCTGCTGCCGCATTTTGTGCAAAAAACATACTCAATCCACTCATGTGTAGTTCCTCCTTCTAAGTTAAAACTCTTCGCCGCGTAGGGCGGCGAAAGAGTCATTGTGTGAGTTTATAAATACCGAGCAGCGCCGCATAAAGTTGAAGCGATACTCGAAGAATTATGACACGCCAAATAGCCCGTAACACAGGCAGGCTGCACAGATTTCTTTTACAAAACCGATGCTCGATTGATCATTATTTCTCTTAGGATACGAGCTATCCACGCATTGTGTTTACTTCGGCAAATTAAAAGATACAGGCATATCTACATCTTCAAATGTAAAGCTCACTTCTTCCTCCAGCGCCTCGGCCTCGGTATCCAGGGATGCCATGATCACACTGTCGAGGTTGACACCTTTGAGAGTCACGGTCTGTTTGCCAATGGTGGATGAAGGATCTTCGTTGGTTACTTCAATGTCAAAGTAGGTATCTACGCCATTTTGCATGTACTCGAGCATCAGTTCGCGGAAACGGGAAGTTGTATAGAAAATTGTCATGGAACCCGAGCCGGACCAGCCTGTTGCTTTGTGCTGCACGCCGCGGCGGCCCAATGTCTTGACCTCTGCCTTTTGCTTCTCCACCGTTGCTTCCAGCGTCTTCACATAGAACATCTCTTCCGTTTGTCCATTAATCGTTGCGTATGCGCGGCCCTCCTGGCCGGAGATCGTATCGCTTGCTTTCAGAAATGCCATCTTAAACCACCTTCACTTTCATGTATACTTTTTCAACGGAATCCACAGGCTGCACCTGCACTTCGATCAAAATACTGTCGGTTTCACTGCCCGGAAGCACGGTAATGTCCGTTTTGGAATCAAAGTTTTGAATCGCTCCAATATCTTGAAGCTGCTTCAGATATGTGACACATTGGGAACGGAACAGGCTGCGTCCATCCTCGTTGTTGTTTACTTTACCGATGTAATAGGATTCGAAAATACGTTTCATGTCGTTGGCGATGCCATCCAAAACACGGACCACACGGTTTTTGGCAAAATGGCGCGCCTTATCCGGTGTCACCGAACGTAAGGTATTCACATCCTGCTCAACCAGCGCACGGCCTGCTCGCTGTGAATACAAACTCCCCGTTACGCAGCGCCGTCT harbors:
- a CDS encoding phage portal protein, whose translation is MSGLSMFFAQNAAADTTEEFIVSPRFKDDKGAPIAWKLRSMTEDENQECRKAATRKIKGKNGVYTPDIDANDYMARLMTASVVYPDLKNTELQRSYGVMGAESLLRKMLLPGEFASLGEQVQKLNGFNQDMNELVDDVKN
- a CDS encoding phage tail tube protein, producing the protein MAFLKASDTISGQEGRAYATINGQTEEMFYVKTLEATVEKQKAEVKTLGRRGVQHKATGWSGSGSMTIFYTTSRFRELMLEYMQNGVDTYFDIEVTNEDPSSTIGKQTVTLKGVNLDSVIMASLDTEAEALEEEVSFTFEDVDMPVSFNLPK